A window of Helicobacter pylori genomic DNA:
CATAATTCAAATACGCTGTAATAGATCTCCCTGGTGCAGGCTCTCTTCCTGTAGGGCTTGTGCCAATCCCCCTAAAATAATACTTCATGTTAAAAAGGTTATTGATTTGCAAACTCCCTGTGATTTTATGCCTACCGCTTTGCCATAAAACTGAGCTCACTTGCACATTCAACACAAAATACAAGGGCAACAACCCCACTGAATTACAACCATACTCCAACCCCCCTGTATATTCTGGGTTTAGGGGCAAGCACACGGTTTGATCTTTGACTTGATTGAGCATGGAGCTATAAGCGTGGCTATAAAAATAGCTGCTAATACCAAAAGTCGTGTGCTTGTAAGTATACATCATGTCAAATATGAATTGGTTAGGGCTTACATAAGGCAAACGCTTCCCTTTAATGTCAAAGGGTTTATTGACAATGCCTGTAAAATAATAAGCAATGTCATCAGCGTTAGAAGTGATGCGTGCATCAATATAAGTGTAAGCCACATGAAATTGCAAACCCCTAATCGGCGCGTAATACAATTCCAATTCCACCCCTTGACTCCTGGCATTCACAGGCTGTGGGCTATAGCCTCCTGCATAGTAACGATTGGCAAAAATCACAAAATAGTTGGTGTTAAAACTCAATAGATTTTTATAGCTATAGCGTTGCCCCACTTCAATTTCATTAAAAATTTGGTTGTAATTAGTCCTAGTAATGCCCACCATTGTGTGTTGTGGGGGGATAAAACTACGGCGGTAGTTCGCATACCATATCCAGTTTTCCATAGGTTTATAGCCAATATTAAAGGCCGGACTCCATTCGTTTTGACGCTGTTTTTTACTGGTCCATACGGAAAAATCGTTCTTTTCTGGCTCTTTGTTATCGTAGTTTAAAAAGGTGTATCTAAGCCCTGGAGTTAGCACTAATTTAGAATCAAAAAGCTCTATCTTATCGCTCAACCATACCGCTGTATAGTTGTTAAACATTTCTTGATTGTTGCTAGGTTTTTTAGAAAGGACATAAGGAGGCATATGACACACCCCATCAATAATGTCTGATTTTTCGCATGTGCTTTGATCGGATCTGATGAACATGTCCATCGTCATAAAACGCATGCCCACATTAAAAGTTTGCTTAACTTTATTGGTATTGACAACCAAGTTCAAATTAGGCTCAAAAGCGTTCATCACATAACGCCTTAAATGATCAAAAATAAAAAATCCTGGATAATTTTGATCCGTATAAACAGGGCCTAATTTAGGATTGGTATTGACATTTAAATAGTTAGAATCAAATTTAAAATCCCTTGACATGTCATGCCCATAGTAACTGAAAGTGAAATCCCCCCCTATTTTATCCGTGTCCCCAAAAAAGTTTTGATACACAGCCCCCCATCGCTTCGCTCTCCCGCTTTTATCGTTATTAGGGCGGTTATTTTGAAAACGATTTTCATTATATGCAGCTATACCTAAAGACCCAGGGTCTGTCAAAAAATAGCTGTAGTATTGGAAAAAAGCAGTGATTTTATTGCTCTCATTGATTTGATACAACGAATCTAGCAAGTAGTTTTGAATATCTGTAGGGCTGTTGTATCTAAACCCTTGCCCTTTGATCCAATTCACTTGAGCCTGAACCCCAAAATGCTTATTCATCATACCCCCCGTTCTTAAATAGGTGTTAAAAAGCATGTTATTGGCTAAGCTTTTATCAATGTTTTTAGAATTTTGATTGAAAAACCCCCCATTTTCAGATTTACCCCAAAAAGTGGCCCTCTCGCTCACTTGACTCTCCCAATTGGTAGGAATGCCTTTGGTGATAATGTTGATCACACCGCCAAAAACATTAGGGCCATAACGCACGCTCTCCCCACCCTTAGTTACGCTGATTCTATCCACAGATTGAAAGGTTACAGGAAAAATAACCGTGCCAATTTCAACATAGGGAGCGACATAAATGGGGATCCCATTGACTAAAATCATTCCCGTATTGGAGTGTCCTGGACCTCCCGCACCAAACCCCCTAATAGAAATGCTAGGCACAGCTCCAATACCTGTAGAGTTTCTAATATGCACGCCTGGCACATTTTGCAAGGCTTCTTCAATGCTTTGATTCGCGCTTTTAGTGAGTTGTTTGTTAGAAATCACCGTGCGAGAACCAATATAGTTTTTAACTTCCTTACTCCTCCAACTCAAGGGTGCTTCTTTATCATTAGCTATTCCTGAAGCTTCCACCCTTTCCAAATTATGAGTTTTCATCGCATGCACGCCATGACTCAAAACAACTAGAGAGACTAAGATTCTTTTCATTTACCACCTTTTATAAGAAATGTTCCTTTTTACAACAAGGCGTAATTTATAATAATTATTCTTATTTTTAGCTTAAATTTTTAAACAATTATTATTTAAATAAAAATTAATGGTTTTTTTTAATAAAGAATGCCGGTTGATGCGAACATTTACAGAAAGGATTGGAATATAAAGAAAAATAAAAATTTTTTAATATTTTTTTAAGAATGAGATGGATTTTTAAACATTTAAAGGGTTTAAACCCTTTAGTTTAATCATTAAGCTTTAAAAAAAGATTTTAGTCGCATAAAAAGCTATCAGTGAAAAGAAATACGCCACAACGGTTGTAAAAATGAATAAATACGCTACAAATTTTATCCCCCCAGCTTCCCTACCAAAAGTGATGGTCGCTGCAAAACAAGGAATATAAAACATCACAAACACGATAAAAGCGATCCCGCTAGGCACGCTGACTTCTTTTCTAATCACCTCTCTAAAAGCGTCAGATTTTTCATTTTGATCCCCTAAAGAAAACAACACCCCCAAAGTGGAAACGACCACTTCTTTAGCCATAAACCCGGTTACAAGCGAGACGCTCAAACGCCAATCAAAATCCATAGGGCTAAAGACTTTCTCTAAATACGCCCCCCCTCTCCCCACAATGCTATTTTTTAAATTCTTTTTATCCAATTCCGTTTTCAATTCTTTTAATTTTTCTTCTTTAGCTTCGCTTGAAAGAGTGGTATCTTTATTCACTAATAAGCTTTCTTGTTTGTAAGTTTTCATGGCCGCATCGCTTTTAGGGTATTGAGACATAAACCAGATTAAAATCGCTCCCACTAAAATATAAGTCCCGGCTTTTTTGAGGTAAGAAAGCGATTTGGTATAAATGCTAAAATAAATCATTCTAGAACTAGGCAAGCGGTATTTGGGCATTTCCATAATAAAGGATTCGGTTTGTCCTTTAAACACGCTTAATTTGAGTAATTTAGCCATCACTAGTGCCACAACCGCCCCCAAAATATAAATGCAAAACAGCACAAACCCCGCGCTTGAAGAGGGGAAAAACGATCCCACAAACAGCACATAAATAGGCAGTCTTGCTGAGCAGCTCATAAACCCGATTACAAAAAGCGTGATCAATCGTTCGTTATAATTTTGCAAGGTTCTTGTCGCCATGTAAGCTGGCACAGAGCAGCCAAAACCGGTGATTAAAGGGATAAAGCTCTTCCCATGCAAGCCAAATTTATGCAAGATCCCATCCAATAAAAACGCTACCCTACTCATATAACCCGTCGTTTCTAGTAAAGAAATCCCAAAATACAACACCACGATTAACGGCAAGAATGAAACCGTCGCCCCCACTCCCCCAATAATGCCATCGCCCACCAAAGACGCTAAATCTTCATTAGCCACATTTTCCTTAATGCTATCGCTTAAAAATTTAAACCCCTCTTCTAGCAATTTTTGCAACCCTCCCCCTATTAAAAAACTCAAAGAGAAAATGATAAACATGAACCCTAGAAAAATCAAAATCCCATAACGCTTGTGCATCAAAATTTTATCAATCTTGTAAGTGTGTTCAAAGCTCGCATTTTGTTGGTTTTCACGGATCACTGATTTAGCGATTCTTTGAGCACTCTGGCTGTATTTTAAAGACTCTTTAAAGCTTTGAGACGGAACTTTTATGCTTTCATTATTGGTAGTCTTTTGAGAATAAAGTTTGACAATTTCATCCAATAAAAGCTCTGTATTCAAGCGATCTTCTTTGGATCTTGCGCTTGTAGGCACGCACACAACCCCCAATTCTTTAGAAAGCCTTTCTGTATCAATTTTAATGCCTTCTTTTTGTGCTTCATCCCACATGTTGAGTGCGAGCAGCATTTTTTGATTCGTGTCTAGTAATTGCACGCTTAAGGCTAGATTGCGCTCTAAATTGGTGGAATCCACCACATTAAGAATGAGATCGTATTGCCCCTTTTCTAAAAAATCTTTAGTAACCTTTTCTTCAGTGGTGAAATCATTGAGCGCGTAAGTGCCCGGTAAATCAATGATAGTGATTTGATGCTCTTTATGGATCAAACTCACTTCCATTTTATCCACGGTAACCCCGGCAAAATTCCCCACTTTCAAATGGGCGTTACTTAAAGCGTTAATAAGAGATGATTTCCCTACATTAGGCTGGCCCACAAGAGCGACAATGATTTCTTCCACTTCTAATTCTCCGCATTAAAGTTTTTTAATTTTTGTCATATAGTTTTCGTATTAAAAATTAGCATTATAGCGCTATAAGACTAATTATTATATAATAAGGAAATACAGAGTATTAAAATTTAAGGGGCATGTGGTGTTGTGTGTGTTTGATATAGAGACTATTCCTAACATAGAATTGTGCAAAAAGCATTTTGAATTAAAAGAAGATGATGCGCTAAAAATCTGTGAATGGAGTTTTAAAAGGCAAAAAGAAAAGAGCGGGAGCGAGTTTCTGCCCCTTTATTTGCATGAGATTATTTCTATTGCAGCAGTCATTGGCGATGATTACGGAAAGTTTGTCAAAGTGGGGAATTTTGGTCAAAAACACGAGAATAAAGAGGATTTTATAAGCGAAAAAGAGCTTTTAGAAGACTTTTTTAAATATTTTAACGAAAAGCAGCCGCGCCTGATTAGTTTTAATGGTAGAGGCTTTGATATGCCCCTACTCACGCTCAAAGCCCTTAAACACAATTTAACTTTAGACGCTTTTTATCATCAAGAAAACAAATGGGAAAATTACCGCTCCCGTTATAGCGAGCAGTTTCATTTGGATTTAATGGATAGCTTGAGCCATCATGGGGTGGTTAGGGGGTTGAATTTGAATGGCATTTGCTCCATGACGAATATTCCTGGTAAATTTGATGTGAGCGGGGATTTAGTGCATAAGATTTATTATAACCCTGATTTAAGCCAAAAAGAGAAAAAAGACACTATTGATAGTTATTGCCAAAGCGATGTGCTTAACACCTATTGGCTTTTTTTAAAATACGAAGTGTTGAAAGGGGCTTTAAATAAGGAACAATACCTTGGGTTACTGGGCGATTTTTTAGAAAAATTCCCTAAGGAAAAATCTTATTCAAGCGTGTTTATCAACGCTTTAGAAAAAGAAATTAGGGAGTTTGCTTGAAAATTTATGATTGATTATAGAAACAATATATCTAACATTTTTAATAAAGAGTATTTTATGCCTACAATATCAAAAAATAAACCATATGGTTTTATTAAAAATTTTGAGTTTTACACAATTAAACACATTAAGGATATGGGTTCTCACCCTAGCGAAGACCATTTAAACAAATTACTAGAATTGTTTAAACAAGATTTAAATGTTGATCTAAAAAGAGAGATAGCAAGCTCTATTGGTAGGCAACTTGATGATGATACAATCTATATTTTCTTAAAGCAAGAAGCTTTTAAAGAACATTACATGGAAGTCATTTATCAATTTTTACGCACTGCTTTGTATAAGTCTAAGGATATACGATTTGCAAAATTATGCGATGACTTGTTGCAATACTATCAAAATGAAAACATGCAAAAAATGAAACAATACTATGACTACCGCCATACTAAAAAATCATCTTTAAAAATTACAGAAAATATTATTGAAAAACCTTCTTTATTAGTTGGAGATAATGCACAAACGCTCAATAAAATTGCTCCTAATTCCATTAATCTTATTTTTACTTCCCCACCTTACTATAATGCTAGAATTTATAATAATTATAAAAATTACAAAGATTATCTAAGTGCTATGTCGCAAAGTTTAAAGGCTTGTTTTAGAGTGCTAGAAGAAGGGCGTTTTATTATCATTAATGTTTCGCCTGTGATTACTAAGAGAGCTGGGCGTGAGTTTGAAAGTGTGCGTTACCCTATTCATTTTGATTTCCATCAAATTTTAATTGACAATGGATTTTACTTTGTAGATGAAATTTTATGGATTAAACCTGATTTTAGCGTGCCTAATCGTATTGGAGGGTATTTACAAAATAAAAAACCTTTGGGATACAAACCTAATTGTGTGAGTGAAAGTTTGTTGGTTTATCGCAAAAAAGCCCCTTTCCTACTAGATAAAAATATTAAAATGGCTGAAAAACGATTAAAATCAAATAAACAAAATAATACTTTATTTGGAAAAAAAGAATTGCCTATAGAAACCACTAATTGTTGGTATATTGCTCCAAAGTCTAGTAAAGACCATCCGGCAGTATTCCCCGAAAGTCTTTGTGAAAGAGTTCTAAATTATTATTCTTTTGAAAATGAAGTTGTATGCGACCCTTTTGCCGGTAGTGGTACTTTTGGAATAGTTGCAAAATCTATGGGACGCATTCCTTTATTATGTGAACAACATCCAAAATATGCTCAAAATCTAATCAAACTTGGTTTTAAGGAAATCTAAAAAAATGAATTTTAATGAATTAGCTTTAAATCATACGATTGATTTACTCTTAAAAGGAAAAGATTATAGAGAAGTAGTTTTAAACACTATTAACACAGAATTTTTAGATTTTGCTATATCTTTTTTTAAAGATATTATTTACGCAAAAATGCATGATAAATCTATAAATTTTAGTTGGTATCAGCAATATGTTATGGATAACAAAGATCCAAAAGATATAGCCATTTTGTGTGGAACCAATATCAAAACTATTTTTAATACTTATGGGACTTCTACTAAAGAAGTTGTTTTAGATATTGCACAAAATAATTTAAAATATCTATATGAAATATTGCAAAATTTAGAAAACGACAACATGAAAGATTTAGGTATCAATATTAAAATTACCTATAAAGATATTAGTGTTAATTTAGACTTAAAAGAAAGCTTGCTTATCATTAATGCCCTAGCAACCAAGAAAATTGCTTTAAGAGGAAGTGCATATTCTATGATAGGAAAAAGAATTGAAAAGCCTTTAATGTTGGAATTGTGTAAGCGTTGTGGTATTTTAGAAAGTCATATTGACGCAACTAATTTTAAAAAAGACAAAAAATTAGAATATGATAGAGAAGTAGATTTTAAACTTTATAACAAGGATAGGAGTAAAGTTTATAGGGTAGAAGTTAAATTAATGAGTAAAGGCAATCCCGAAAGTGCTGATGCAGTCATTGCAAGAGATACGGATATTTTTATAGCTTACACCTTAAGTGAACAAAATAAACAACAGCTTGAAAGTTTAAATATTGTTTATTTAGCCCTAAAAAATAATTCCAATATTATATTAGATTTTAAAAAGCTCTGTAAGCGTTTAGATATACCATTAATAAATTACCTATAACAAATCTATACTCTATTATTTAAAATATTGTGAATTTTAGAAAAATTATTTATTATTTTTTAAAGCCCTAAAAATATTTTTTTTTATGATTATGGGAAAATTACCGCTCCCGTTATAGCGAGCAGTTTCATTTGGATTTAATGGATAGCTTAAGCCATCATGGGGTGGTTAGGGGGTTGAATTTGAATGGTATTTGCTCCATGACGAATATTCCTGGTAAATTTGATGTGAGTGGGGATTTAGTGCATAAGATTTATTATAACCCTGATTTAAGCCAAAAGGAGAAAAAAGACACTATTGATAGCTATTGCCAAAGCGATGCACTTAACACCTATTGGCTTTTTTTAAAATACGAAGTGTTGAAAGGGGCTTTAAATAAGGAACAATACCTTGGGTTACTGAGCGATTTTTTAGAAAAATTCCCTAAGGAAAAATCTTATTCAAGCGTGTTTATCAACGCTTTAGAAAAAGAAATTAGGGAGTTTGTTTAACCCTCTATTAAACCCCTATTAAAACCTTATAGGCATTTATGCCAACTTGCACGCTAATAAAACTTTTAATCTATAATAAATAATTTAGTCTAAAAGCTAATAATTTATATTTTTAAACCAATCTGTATTGAATGTAAAAAATTGTGCAACAATCATTGAACGATAAGAATAATATTTTTGTGAAAAAAATAAACGGATCGCCCTTAATCCAAAATAAAACCTAAAACAAAATCAAACCTGTTAGGGTGTCAATCACCTAAAAGTGATACCATGAACTGAGTAAATCAACTTAAAGGCAAAGACATGAATGAAGTGGTTATAGTGGCGGCAAAGCGTAGTGCTGTAGGGAGTTTTTTAGGCTCTCTAAAAAATGTGAGCGCTAGAGAAATGGGCGTTAGCGTGCTTAAAGACGCTTTGAAGGCGAGCGGACTTGAGCCAAATGATGTAGATTCTGTCATTTTAGGCAATGTTTTAGGCGCTGGTTTGGGTCAAAATATCGCCAGACAGATCCAACTAGACGCTGGCATCCCTAATGATCGGCATGCTTTTAGCGTTAATATGGTTTGCGGATCGTCCTTGAAAGCCATTCAGTTAGCGCATGATAGCATTGTGCTTGGGCGCGATGAAGTGGTGGTGTGCGGTGGCGTGGAGAACATGAGTGCAGCGCCTTATTTGTCGTTTGACATGCGAGAGGGAAAGAGAATGGGGAATGCAAACATGATAGACTCCATGATACATGACGGGCTATGGGATGCGTTCAATGATTACCACATGGGGATCACCGCAGACAATATCGCTAAAGCATACCACATAAGCCGAGAAGAACAAGACGCGTTCGCGCTCCAATCGCAACTCAAAGCAAGAGCCGCTATCAATGCAGGGAAATTCCAAGAAGAAATCACTCCCATTGAAATAGCGAGTAAAAAAGGCACGATTGTTTTCAAAGAAGACGAATACCCTAGAGAAACGACGCTAGAATCCCTTGCAAAGCTCAAACCTGCTTTCCAAAAAGACGGATCGGTAACAGCAGGAAATTCATCAGGGATCAATGATGGCGCTAGCGTAGTGGTTTTATGCAGCGCCAAAAAAGCGCAAGAGTTAGGGCTAAAAGTCATGGCCACTATCAAGGGGTTTGGTTTGGGCGGTTGCAGTCCAGATATAATGGGTATATGCCCAAGCATTGCGATTAAAAACAACCTTAAAAATGTCAAAATGAACATCAACGACATCAATCTTTTTGAACTCAATGAAGCTTTCGCCGCGCAAAGTATAGCCGTGTTAAAAGAGCTTGAACTCAACCCCAATATCGTGAATGTGAATGGCGGCGCGATAGCGATTGGCCATCCTATTGGAGCGAGCGGCGCTAGGATATTGGTTACCCTTTTGCATGAAATGAAGCGAAATGGGCATGGCGTGGGTTGCGCGTCGTTGTGCGTGGGTGGCGGGCAAGGAATATCAGTGGTAGTTGAACAAAAATAAGGAGAATGAGATGAATAAGGTTATAACGGATTTAGACAAAGGGTTGAGTGGCTTAAAAGATGGGGATACCATTTTAGTGGGTGGTTTTGGGTTGTGCGGGATACCTGAATACGCCATTAATTATATTTATAAAAAAGGCATCAAAGATTTGATTGTGGTGAGCAATAATTGCGGTGTTGATGACTTTGGGCTGGGCATTCTTTTAGAAAAAAAACAGATTAAAAAGATTATCGCTTCGTATGTGGGGGAGAATAAGATTTTTGAATCACAAATGCTGAACGGAGAAATTGAAGTCGTTTTGACCCCACAAGGCACGCTCGCTGAAAATCTGCGCGCTGGAGGGGCTGGGATACCCGCTTACTACACCCCAACCGGTGTTGGGACTCTGATCGCTCAAGGCAAGGAATCAAGGGAGTTTAACGGCAAAGAATATATTTTAGAAAGAGCGATAACAGGCGATTATGGGCTTATTAAAGCTTATAAAAGCGACACTCTTGGGAATTTGGTGTTTAGAAAAACGGCTAGGAATTTCAACCCCTTGTGCGCGATGGCGTCAAAAATATGCATCGCTGAAGTGGAAGAAATCGTTCCGGCTGGGGAGTTAGACCCCGATGAAATACACTTGCCAGGAATTTATGTGCAACACATTTATAAAGGCGAGAAATTTGAAAAACGCATAGAAAAAATCACCACAAGGAGTGCGAAATGAGAGAGGCTATCATTAAAAGAGCGGCAAAAGAATTAAAAGAGGGCATGTATGTGAATTTAGGGATAGGTTTGCCCACGCTGGTGGCTAATGAAGTGAGTGGGATGAATATCGTATTCCAAAGCGAGAACGGGTTGTTAGGGATTGGCGCTTACCCTTTAGAAGGGGGCGTTGATGCAGATCTTATCAATGCAGGAAAAGAAACCATAACCGTGGTGCCGGGCGCTTCGTTTTTCAATAGTGCAGATTCGTTTGCCATGATTCGTGGGGGGCATATTGATCTAGCGATTTTAGGGGGCATGGAAGTCTCGCAAAATGGGGATTTAGCGAATTGGATGATCCCTAAAAAACTCATAAAAGGCATGGGAGGGGCTATGGATCTTGTGCATGGCGCTAAGAAAGTGATTGTCATCATGGAGCATTGCAACAAATACGGGGAATCTAAAGTG
This region includes:
- a CDS encoding CfrBI family restriction endonuclease, encoding MNFNELALNHTIDLLLKGKDYREVVLNTINTEFLDFAISFFKDIIYAKMHDKSINFSWYQQYVMDNKDPKDIAILCGTNIKTIFNTYGTSTKEVVLDIAQNNLKYLYEILQNLENDNMKDLGINIKITYKDISVNLDLKESLLIINALATKKIALRGSAYSMIGKRIEKPLMLELCKRCGILESHIDATNFKKDKKLEYDREVDFKLYNKDRSKVYRVEVKLMSKGNPESADAVIARDTDIFIAYTLSEQNKQQLESLNIVYLALKNNSNIILDFKKLCKRLDIPLINYL
- the feoB gene encoding ferrous iron transport protein B, producing MEEIIVALVGQPNVGKSSLINALSNAHLKVGNFAGVTVDKMEVSLIHKEHQITIIDLPGTYALNDFTTEEKVTKDFLEKGQYDLILNVVDSTNLERNLALSVQLLDTNQKMLLALNMWDEAQKEGIKIDTERLSKELGVVCVPTSARSKEDRLNTELLLDEIVKLYSQKTTNNESIKVPSQSFKESLKYSQSAQRIAKSVIRENQQNASFEHTYKIDKILMHKRYGILIFLGFMFIIFSLSFLIGGGLQKLLEEGFKFLSDSIKENVANEDLASLVGDGIIGGVGATVSFLPLIVVLYFGISLLETTGYMSRVAFLLDGILHKFGLHGKSFIPLITGFGCSVPAYMATRTLQNYNERLITLFVIGFMSCSARLPIYVLFVGSFFPSSSAGFVLFCIYILGAVVALVMAKLLKLSVFKGQTESFIMEMPKYRLPSSRMIYFSIYTKSLSYLKKAGTYILVGAILIWFMSQYPKSDAAMKTYKQESLLVNKDTTLSSEAKEEKLKELKTELDKKNLKNSIVGRGGAYLEKVFSPMDFDWRLSVSLVTGFMAKEVVVSTLGVLFSLGDQNEKSDAFREVIRKEVSVPSGIAFIVFVMFYIPCFAATITFGREAGGIKFVAYLFIFTTVVAYFFSLIAFYATKIFF
- a CDS encoding acetyl-CoA C-acetyltransferase: MNEVVIVAAKRSAVGSFLGSLKNVSAREMGVSVLKDALKASGLEPNDVDSVILGNVLGAGLGQNIARQIQLDAGIPNDRHAFSVNMVCGSSLKAIQLAHDSIVLGRDEVVVCGGVENMSAAPYLSFDMREGKRMGNANMIDSMIHDGLWDAFNDYHMGITADNIAKAYHISREEQDAFALQSQLKARAAINAGKFQEEITPIEIASKKGTIVFKEDEYPRETTLESLAKLKPAFQKDGSVTAGNSSGINDGASVVVLCSAKKAQELGLKVMATIKGFGLGGCSPDIMGICPSIAIKNNLKNVKMNINDINLFELNEAFAAQSIAVLKELELNPNIVNVNGGAIAIGHPIGASGARILVTLLHEMKRNGHGVGCASLCVGGGQGISVVVEQK
- a CDS encoding DNA-methyltransferase translates to MPTISKNKPYGFIKNFEFYTIKHIKDMGSHPSEDHLNKLLELFKQDLNVDLKREIASSIGRQLDDDTIYIFLKQEAFKEHYMEVIYQFLRTALYKSKDIRFAKLCDDLLQYYQNENMQKMKQYYDYRHTKKSSLKITENIIEKPSLLVGDNAQTLNKIAPNSINLIFTSPPYYNARIYNNYKNYKDYLSAMSQSLKACFRVLEEGRFIIINVSPVITKRAGREFESVRYPIHFDFHQILIDNGFYFVDEILWIKPDFSVPNRIGGYLQNKKPLGYKPNCVSESLLVYRKKAPFLLDKNIKMAEKRLKSNKQNNTLFGKKELPIETTNCWYIAPKSSKDHPAVFPESLCERVLNYYSFENEVVCDPFAGSGTFGIVAKSMGRIPLLCEQHPKYAQNLIKLGFKEI
- a CDS encoding CoA transferase subunit A: MNKVITDLDKGLSGLKDGDTILVGGFGLCGIPEYAINYIYKKGIKDLIVVSNNCGVDDFGLGILLEKKQIKKIIASYVGENKIFESQMLNGEIEVVLTPQGTLAENLRAGGAGIPAYYTPTGVGTLIAQGKESREFNGKEYILERAITGDYGLIKAYKSDTLGNLVFRKTARNFNPLCAMASKICIAEVEEIVPAGELDPDEIHLPGIYVQHIYKGEKFEKRIEKITTRSAK
- a CDS encoding 3-oxoacid CoA-transferase subunit B, whose product is MREAIIKRAAKELKEGMYVNLGIGLPTLVANEVSGMNIVFQSENGLLGIGAYPLEGGVDADLINAGKETITVVPGASFFNSADSFAMIRGGHIDLAILGGMEVSQNGDLANWMIPKKLIKGMGGAMDLVHGAKKVIVIMEHCNKYGESKVKKECSLPLTGKGVVHQLITDLAVFEFSNNAMRLVELQEGVSVDQVKEKTEAEFEVHL
- a CDS encoding 3'-5' exonuclease: MLCVFDIETIPNIELCKKHFELKEDDALKICEWSFKRQKEKSGSEFLPLYLHEIISIAAVIGDDYGKFVKVGNFGQKHENKEDFISEKELLEDFFKYFNEKQPRLISFNGRGFDMPLLTLKALKHNLTLDAFYHQENKWENYRSRYSEQFHLDLMDSLSHHGVVRGLNLNGICSMTNIPGKFDVSGDLVHKIYYNPDLSQKEKKDTIDSYCQSDVLNTYWLFLKYEVLKGALNKEQYLGLLGDFLEKFPKEKSYSSVFINALEKEIREFA
- a CDS encoding TonB-dependent receptor family protein; amino-acid sequence: MKRILVSLVVLSHGVHAMKTHNLERVEASGIANDKEAPLSWRSKEVKNYIGSRTVISNKQLTKSANQSIEEALQNVPGVHIRNSTGIGAVPSISIRGFGAGGPGHSNTGMILVNGIPIYVAPYVEIGTVIFPVTFQSVDRISVTKGGESVRYGPNVFGGVINIITKGIPTNWESQVSERATFWGKSENGGFFNQNSKNIDKSLANNMLFNTYLRTGGMMNKHFGVQAQVNWIKGQGFRYNSPTDIQNYLLDSLYQINESNKITAFFQYYSYFLTDPGSLGIAAYNENRFQNNRPNNDKSGRAKRWGAVYQNFFGDTDKIGGDFTFSYYGHDMSRDFKFDSNYLNVNTNPKLGPVYTDQNYPGFFIFDHLRRYVMNAFEPNLNLVVNTNKVKQTFNVGMRFMTMDMFIRSDQSTCEKSDIIDGVCHMPPYVLSKKPSNNQEMFNNYTAVWLSDKIELFDSKLVLTPGLRYTFLNYDNKEPEKNDFSVWTSKKQRQNEWSPAFNIGYKPMENWIWYANYRRSFIPPQHTMVGITRTNYNQIFNEIEVGQRYSYKNLLSFNTNYFVIFANRYYAGGYSPQPVNARSQGVELELYYAPIRGLQFHVAYTYIDARITSNADDIAYYFTGIVNKPFDIKGKRLPYVSPNQFIFDMMYTYKHTTFGISSYFYSHAYSSMLNQVKDQTVCLPLNPEYTGGLEYGCNSVGLLPLYFVLNVQVSSVLWQSGRHKITGSLQINNLFNMKYYFRGIGTSPTGREPAPGRSITAYLNYEF